A stretch of Rhododendron vialii isolate Sample 1 chromosome 4a, ASM3025357v1 DNA encodes these proteins:
- the LOC131322518 gene encoding serine/threonine-protein kinase AtPK2/AtPK19-like, with the protein MVSSQLPGLTKTRLCNSFQNQLLSMSIPDVPSNDVELDFSDVFGPLPTQVSIDVSIEDPEFAGPIADVTELLYDDPVVICNRSHSLVGPSACVSHSLKLSMLTIHETVDSIGNVESISHETVKEIKELSVGDFVLQGSLKGSDDNYSRTQGVGLEDFEVMKVVGQGAFGKVFQVRKKGTSEVYAMKVMRKDKIMEKNHAEYMKAERDILTKIEHPFVVQLRYSFQTKYRLYLVLDFVNGGHLFFQLYHHGLFREDLARIYTAEIALAVSHLHANGIMHRDLKPENILLDADGHAMLTDFGLAKQFDDNKRSNSMCGTIEYMSPEIVLGKGHDKAADWWSVGILLFEMLTGKPPFIGGNRQKIQQKIVKDKIKLPAFLSSDAHSLLKGLLQKDPSKRLGNGPQGSDDVKHHKWFKPINWKKLEAREIHPNFCPEVAGNHCIANFDKRWTDMPLQDSPASSPNTNSNLFQGFTYVRPAASFLQRNGPGF; encoded by the exons ATGGTTTCTTCTCAATTACCTGGTCTTACCAAAACTCGCTTGTGTAACTCCTTCCAAAACCAGCTATTATCAATGAGCATTCCTGACGTTCCCTCAAATGATGTTGAGTTAGACTTCTCTGACGTGTTCGGTCCTTTACCAACTCAGGTCTCAATTGACGTTAGTATTGAGGACCCTGAATTTGCCGGGCCTATAGCAGATGTAACTGAGCTTTTGTACGATGATCCAGTGGTCATTTGCAACCGATCACATTCTTTGGTTGGTCCCTCTGCTTGTGTCAGTCATTCTTTGAAACTGAGCATGCTCACAATACATGAGACAGTGGACTCAATTGGAAATGTAGAGAGTATCAGTCATGAGACAGTCAAAGAAATCAAGGAACTCTCTGTTGGTGATTTTGTTCTTCAGGGATCACTCAAGGGTTCTGATGACAATTACAGTAGGACCCAGGGTGTGGGCCTTGAAGATTTTGAGGTTATGAAGGTTGTTGGTCAGGGTGCATTTGGAAAAGTATTTCAGGTTAGAAAGAAGGGTACATCTGAAGTATATGCAATGAAAGTCATGAGGAAGGATAAGATAATGGAGAAGAATCATGCTGAGTACATGAAAGCAGAGAGGGATATTTTGACAAAGATAGAACATCCCTTTGTTGTCCAGCTCAGATACTCATTCCAA ACCAAATATAGACTTTATCTTGTGCTGGATTTTGTGAATGGGGGACACCTATTTTTTCAGCTCTACCACCACGGACTATTTAG AGAGGATCTGGCACGTATATATACAGCAGAGATTGCATTGGCGGTGTCCCACCTTCATGCTAATGGCATCATGCATAGGGATCTGAAACCTGAAAATATCCTACTGGATGCGGATGGccat GCCATGTTGACTGACTTTGGCCTGGCCAAGCAATTTGACGACAATAAAAGATCGAACTCCATGTGTGGGACCATAGAATATATGTCACCTGAAATTGTTCTTGGGAAGGGGCATGATAAAGCTGCAGACTGGTGGAGCGTTGGAATTTTATTGTTTGAGATGCTCACGGGGAAG CCTCCATTTATTGGTGGGAATCGTcagaaaattcaacaaaaaatagtgAAAGACAAAATCAAGCTCCCAGCATTTCTGTCGAGTGATGCACATTCCCTGTTGAAAGGG CTGCTACAAAAAGATCCAAGCAAGCGCCTAGGCAATGGACCCCAGGGGAGCGATGATGTAAAGCACCATAAGTGGTTCAAACCGATAAACTGGAAGAAATTGGAAGCCAGGGAAATCCATCCTAATTTTTGTCCTGAAGTTGCTGGGAATCACTGCATCGCCAACTTTGATAAGCGCTGGACCGACATGCCACTTCAGGATTCTCCAGCTTCCAGCCCAAACACCAACAGTAACCTGTTCCAGGGCTTTACTTATGTGAGGCCTGCTGCCTCCTTTCTTCAGAGGAATGGTCCAGGTTTCTAA